Part of the Xiphophorus couchianus chromosome 8, X_couchianus-1.0, whole genome shotgun sequence genome is shown below.
GTCTTGCTAATCGAAATGCATCCGAGGAAGAAACATGTCCTGCTCATCTTGCTGCTTCTGTTGTCCAGCAAGGCGGAGGAGCTGGATCCGGTTAGCATCACTATAGCAGTGGGAATGGCTGTTGGCGCTGCTGGTGTCACAGGAATTTTATCGACTAGCATTTTCTACTACTTCAAAGAGAGCTGCTCACCCGTTTGGATATCCTTCAATAGTACAAGTAAGCATATGAGTAAGCAATACAAGCAatagtgtgtttttttgtgtcaaatttAATTCTATAAAAacgttttatgtaaaaaaaaatctgagtggTTCGACAATTAAAGTTTCACATATCTTTTTGACGAACGAGTTTGTTCTTTGAAAGCGAAACTGAAAACTGTTGTCTTCACAGAGTTTAGCACCTGTGGCAAATACTTCTACATATATCATCTCAGCAGACTATGATCATTCACCATTTaggatattttaattttttttttttttttgaaataaacttatttatatTCAATATTCAATCTGCCACAAAAGCTAGAAAGCATTTCTTCAATCTCAAGGGCTCAAATCTGTTGTTCCAACTTGTATGAGGTATTCTCATGCTTTCATTCTTATTAATTGACAAGACAACAGGGATTACTCcacaaattcagaaaaaatgatGGCCTTCCTGCAAACCTTTCCTATATGACTCATGGTTCCAGCCACAAATCTCCTGATCAGCTTTTCGTCTAAATTCTCCAGGGCTCGAGACGGACCTGGACAACAAGCTGTTCGGACAGCACATTGCGTCCAGCATCATCTTAAAAGCTGTGAACGGCTTCATGAGCAACACGAACCCAAAGAAGCCCCTGGTGCTCTCTTTCCACGGGTGGACCGGCACCGGGAAGAACTTAGTGAGCCAGTTCATCGCCGAAAGCATTTACAGCAAAGGAATGAAAAGTGACTTTGTCCACTTGTTCACATCCACTTTTCACTTCCCACATAAACATATGATTGATACCTACAAGGTAAGGAATACCCCACATCTCTAATCAAGTCAGCTTTATTTGTGTGGCACAATAAGGTAGTTCAAAattctttactttaaaaaaacataatgctgAAACCAGTTATATTGTGAACAATGaacaattattacatttgtcagacactgttgcaataatcaacaGAGTTGATTATgagatgagtttctctagatcttccTGGGACTTTTGTTCATTATGgctgttcttcaggtgatagaaggccgactttgtaactgtatttatgtggctctgaaggttaaAGTCTGAGTTCATCACTACACCTAGATTTCGGCTTTGtaataactaaatgttttaatttttggtgGTTTGAtaattgcaatttttaaatcctgGAGGGAAATACTTGATGAGAGTCTTTCCCTGTCCAGTTCAGCCAGCTGACATGCTTTTCTTCTCAGTCTCAGTTGCAGCAGTGGGTCAGAGACAGTGTGACCAACTGTGAGCGCTCCATGTTCATCTTTGACGAGATGGACAAGATGCATCCAggcttgattgacagcattaagcAGTACCTGGAATACTATGACAATCTGGATGGGGTTTCTTATGGGAAGTccatcttcatcttcctcagGTAAGACCACACAAGATTCTGGTTACATTTTAAGGAGGACTGCTATAGGCTACCTTTGTTTTGAGTTATGATGGATGTTTGTGATCATGaagtaaatgcagaaaaatgcagcattttttctCTTGTAGTTGTCATATAAACAACTCTGAAACGGTACTGAAAGTGGGTCTGGTATGTGATTGGGCTATTCCGACATATCAATATGCTTTGACCAATACTTCCATTGGCGCTCTGACTGGAAGATGAACTTCCACTACAGTATGAACTCCTTTGCAACctcaaacaggttttcttccaggctCCCCAAAAGCTACCACGGTGCCGTTGGCTTCTTCTGTGGTTTATGACCTCCATGCTCAGGTTCAGTTTAGGTTGGTAGCTTTGCT
Proteins encoded:
- the LOC114149388 gene encoding torsin-1A-like isoform X2, with product MHPRKKHVLLILLLLLSSKAEELDPVSITIAVGMAVGAAGVTGILSTSIFYYFKESCSPVWISFNSTRLETDLDNKLFGQHIASSIILKAVNGFMSNTNPKKPLVLSFHGWTGTGKNLVSQFIAESIYSKGMKSDFVHLFTSTFHFPHKHMIDTYKSQLQQWVRDSVTNCERSMFIFDEMDKMHPGLIDSIKQYLEYYDNLDGVSYGKSIFIFLSNAGGDNITKTALEFWKAGKGREEITLKDLEKTLSLSVFNDQNGGFFHTSLIDKNLVDFFVPFLPVEEIHIVQCAMAEMKARNLRPNRDVANKVARDMIYFPKDERVFSSTGCKTVQHKLNFYR
- the LOC114149388 gene encoding torsin-1A-like isoform X1; translated protein: MHPRKKHVLLILLLLLSSKAEELDPVSITIAVGMAVGAAGVTGILSTSIFYYFKESCSPVWISFNSTRLETDLDNKLFGQHIASSIILKAVNGFMSNTNPKKPLVLSFHGWTGTGKNLVSQFIAESIYSKGMKSDFVHLFTSTFHFPHKHMIDTYKSQLQQWVRDSVTNCERSMFIFDEMDKMHPGLIDSIKQYLEYYDNLDGVSYGKSIFIFLSNAGGDNITKTALEFWKAGKGREEITLKDLEKTLSLSVFNDQNGGFFHTSLIDKNLVDFFVPFLPVEEIHIVQCAMAEMKARNLRPNRDVANKVARDMIYFPKDERVFSSTGCKTVQHKLNFYR